A single genomic interval of Juglans regia cultivar Chandler chromosome 1, Walnut 2.0, whole genome shotgun sequence harbors:
- the LOC109011141 gene encoding histone H3.3 — MARTKQTARKSTGGKAPRKQLATKAARKSAPTTGGVKKPHRYRPGTVALREIRKYQKSTELLIRKLPFQRLVREIAQDFKTDLRFQSHAVLALQEAAEAYLVGLFEDTNLCAIHAKRVTIMPKDIQLARRIRGERA; from the exons ATGGCCCGTACGAAGCAAACTGCTCGCAAGTCTACTGGAGGCAAGGCTCCCAGGAAGCAACTCGCTACCAAG gcTGCCCGTAAGTCTGCCCCCACCACTGGTGGAGTCAAGAAGCCCCATCGCTACCGTCCTGGTACTGTTGCCCTTCG TGAAATCCGTAAGTATCAGAAGAGTACTGAGCTCCTGATCAGGAAGTTACCATTCCAGAGGCTCGTCCGTGAAATTGCACAAGACTTCAAG ACTGATTTGCGTTTCCAGAGTCACGCAGTGCTGGCTCTTCAGGAGGCTGCCGAGGCTTACCTCGTGGGTCTCTTCGAGGACACCAACCTCTGTGCAATTCATGCCAAGCGGGTTACCATCATGCCCAAGGATATCCAGCTGGCTAGGCGGATCAGGGGTGAGCGTGCTTAA
- the LOC109011142 gene encoding putative WEB family protein At1g65010, chloroplastic produces the protein MQQHGEHLEEELKKKTDKLRVTEKERDRALDELKDMKKLALEANMKLSETMSPKKVAEIKMELNSVQDSLSIASQELKLKQKDIESLKLELEKAKGLELKLAERDASLQKLKMELSTVVTSEANARALLSESKIRIQELEAEIKKGKESDMKTFDSLVAQTKQLEQTKILLEESKLDVASLREEMKKLEGSSGQSGFASQSCPDDNLAMQKALESLRSELLLAKEHLARAQEGEKIASLKGKTLLEEMELLKNELKLATELEGNDKKAMDDLALALKEVAAEATRAKENLGVTQAELEYSKEEAENLKLMLKSKEEKYEELLGEAMKEADQYKNTAERLRLEAEDSLLAWNGKETGFVDCIKSTEEERFAAQAESSRLLELLTEEEKKTMASKEENQKLRDILKQALNEANVAKEAAAIARDENSQLKDSLAEKEDALDFLTRENENLTINHATAFENIKELKRLLSETVTKEPKKEEKDKSTKAEDFNTQNSVNKEHIKDGNLMSRAFSLNHKELKPPNKHKDLDGHHEMDLPDSTAHFSKKPSSVFTDGGETVHPGDFDGLDGTHFEDLDNDRSSRKKRALLRRFGDLIRRRNFQRKETIIE, from the coding sequence ATGCAGCAGCATGGGGAGCATCTTGAGGAGGAGCTGAAGAAGAAAACAGATAAATTGAGGGTAACCGAAAAAGAGAGGGATCGAGCACTTGATGAGCTGAAAGATATGAAAAAGCTGGCTTTGGAGGCCAACATGAAGCTTAGTGAAACGATGTCCCCCAAGAAGGTCGCAGAGATAAAAATGGAACTGAATTCAGTACAGGATTCATTGTCGATTGCAAGTCAAGAACTAAAGCTCAAACAAAAGGATATCGAGTCTTTGAAACTCGAACTGGAAAAGGCAAAAGGGTTGGAGCTCAAACTGGCAGAGAGGGACGCCTCACTGCAGAAGTTAAAAATGGAGTTGAGTACTGTCGTGACCTCTGAGGCTAATGCGCGAGCCTTACTGTCTGAAAGTAAGATACGAATTCAGGAATTGGAGGCGGAAATAAAGAAGGGAAAGGAATCGGATATGAAAACGTTTGATTCATTGGTGGCACAGACAAAACAGCTTGAGCAAACCAAGATCTTGCTTGAAGAGTCAAAGCTCGACGTTGCGTCTCTTCGTgaggaaatgaaaaaattggagGGTTCATCCGGGCAGAGTGGATTTGCATCCCAAAGTTGCCCGGACGACAACCTTGCTATGCAAAAAGCGTTGGAGAGTCTCAGGTCTGAGCTCCTATTAGCAAAAGAGCATTTGGCTCGTGCCCAAGAAGGTGAGAAAATTGCTTCCTTGAAGGGAAAGACTCTCCTCGAGGAAATGGAGTTGCTTAAAAATGAACTAAAGCTGGCAACCGAGTTAGAAGGGAATGACAAGAAGGCGATGGATGATTTAGCACTGGCACTAAAAGAAGTGGCAGCAGAAGCGACCCGGGCGAAGGAGAACCTGGGCGTAACCCAAGCAGAGCTAGAGTACTCAAAAGAGGAGGCAGAGAATTTGAAATTGATGCTAAAGAGCAAGGAGGAAAAGTACGAAGAACTTTTGGGTGAGGCAATGAAAGAAGCTGATCAGTATAAGAATACAGCAGAGAGGTTGAGATTAGAGGCTGAAGATTCACTCTTGGCATGGAATGGGAAAGAAACCGGCTTTGTTGATTGCATCAAAAGTACAGAAGAGGAAAGGTTTGCTGCACAAGCTGAGAGCAGCAGATTGCTTGAGTTGCTCacagaagaagagaaaaagaccATGGCATCCAAGGAAGAAAATCAAAAGCTGCGGGATATACTTAAACAGGCTTTAAATGAAGCTAATGTTGCAAAAGAAGCTGCAGCAATTGCAAGGGATGAAAATTCCCAACTCAAGGATAGCCTGGCCGAGAAGGAGGATGCCTTGGATTTCCTTACCCGAGAGAATGAAAACCTTACTATCAACCACGCCACTGCTTTTGAGAACATCAAAGAGTTGAAGAGGTTGCTTTCTGAGACAGTAACAAAGGAGccgaaaaaagaagagaaggatAAATCGACAAAAGCAGAAGATTTCAATACTCAAAACTCAGTGAATAAGGAACACATAAAAGATGGCAACCTAATGAGCAGAGCTTTCAGTTTGAATCACAAGGAACTGAAACCTCCAAATAAACACAAGGATCTGGACGGTCACCATGAAATGGATTTACCAGATTCTACAGCCCATTTCAGCAAAAAGCCCTCGTCTGTATTCACGGATGGTGGGGAAACAGTACATCCAGGCGATTTTGATGGTTTGGATGGAACCCATTTTGAGGACTTGGACAATGATAGAAgctcaagaaaaaagagagcaTTACTACGAAGATTTGGAGATCTAATAAGGAGAAGAAATTTTCAGAGAAAGGAAACCATCATTGAATAA
- the LOC109011143 gene encoding lanC-like protein GCL1 has translation MSPVMELASSQEGHEESNNDRLDMIHHMDPMATSLSLPSETLLTAAVSLKDQVVQMTWRGQQGMGMGMDPTVYTGLLGTAFTCLRSYEATGSQQDLLLSAEIVDTCAVVARASSRHVTFLCGGGGVYAIGAVVANYRGDHQRRDLFSSLFLEVAQEGALPVGPEEGGFGMSYDLLYGRAGFLWAALFLNKHLGEETVPRELLMPVVDAVLAGGRAGASDNTACPLMYRWHGTRYWGAANGLAGILQVLLHFPLPREDVEDVKGTLRYMMSNRFPHSGNYPSSEGNPRDKLVQWSHGATGMAITLCKASEVFPDDREFRDAAIEAGEVVWKNGLVKKVGLADGVAGNAYAFLSLYRLTGESIYEERAKAFASSLYHNARKLMTVGNSRGADHGYSLFQGLAGTACLWFDLLAPENSRFPGYEM, from the exons ATGTCACCGGTGATGGAGTTAGCGTCGTCCCAGGAGGGCCACGAGGAGAGCAATAACGACCGGCTAGATATGATTCACCACATGGATCCGATGGCCACGAGCTTGTCACTTCCGAGCGAGACTCTTTTGACGGCGGCAGTCTCTCTCAAGGACCAG GTGGTGCAAATGACGTGGAGAGGACAACAGGGTATGGGCATGGGTATGGACCCAACTGTGTACACGGGTCTGCTCGGTACAGCTTTCACCTGCTTGCGGTCGTACGAGGCCACCGGTAGCCAGCAGGACTTGCTTTTGTCCGCCGAGATTGTCGACACGTGTGCTGTTGTCGCACGTGCCTCCAGCAG GCACGTGACATTTTTGTGCGGTGGAGGTGGAGTTTACGCCATTGGGGCCGTGGTGGCCAACTACAGAGGGGACCATCAGAGGCGAGACCTGTTTTCGAGTCTTTTTCTTGAG GTAGCACAAGAGGGAGCTCTCCCTGTTGGTCCTGAGGAGGGTGGTTTTGGAATGTCATATGATCTTCTTTATGGGCGAGCTGGGTTTTTATGGGCTGCTTTGTTCCTAAACAAGCATCTTGGAGAAGAAACAGTTCCCAGAGAACTTCTCATGCCTGTTGTTGATGCCGTGTTAGCAGGGGGCAGAGCAGGGGCATCTGATAACACTGCCTGCCCACTGATGTACAGATGGCATGGGACAAGGTACTGGGGTGCAGCCAATGGTCTAGCTGGAATCTTGCAAGTGCTTCTCCACTTTCCTCTTCCCAGAGAGGATGTGGAGGATGTTAAGGGGACGTTGAGGTATATGATGAGTAATAGGTTCCCTCACAGTGGAAATTACCCCTCAAGTGAAGGGAACCCAAGGGACAAGTTGGTGCAATGGTCCCATGGTGCCACTGGCATGGCCATAACCCTGTGCAAGGCATCAGAG GTGTTTCCAGACGATAGAGAATTTCGCGACGCTGCAATAGAAGCCGGAGAAGTAGTGTGGAAAAATGGGCTGGTGAAGAAGGTAGGGCTGGCGGATGGTGTGGCAGGAAATGCTTACGCCTTCCTTTCCCTCTATCGACTGACAGGAGAGAGCATATACGAGGAGAGAGCAAAGGCTTTTGCTAGCTCCTTGTATCATAATGCTAGAAAGCTAATGACCGTGGGGAACAGTCGCGGGGCCGACCACGGTTACTCACTATTCCAAGGACTTGCTGGAACTGCTTGCCTCTGGTTTGATCTGCTTGCACCTGAAAACTCCAGGTTCCCAGGATATGAAATGTAG